A single Sulfurimonas aquatica DNA region contains:
- the uvrA gene encoding excinuclease ABC subunit UvrA, with the protein MKKKDEIVITGARENNLKNINLTIPKNELIVMTGLSGSGKSTLAFDTLYAEGQRRYMESLSSYARQFLDRVGKPDVDKIEGLTPAIAIDQKTTSKNPRSTVGTITEIYDYFRLLYARVGVQHCHKCQKVISQMSASDIIGEVAKLPEGAKLVLLAPLVREKKGAYADMLESLVHKGYVRAMIDGVMVRLDEEIELSKTKKHTIKVVIDRVVVKEENKERIAADVEKALKESYGELEIDILNHDELGIKESSIHYSEHNACFDCKISFDPLEPLSFSFNSPKGACSECDGLGLRYALDQEKIIDRDLSIEKGAVKIVYGFNKGYYFTFLKGFCAHNNIDITVPYSELEEHQKKAILHGNIEEVSFLWKNHEVKRLFPGIIRIAYDMFKDEKELGDYMSEKICNICDSHRLKRESLAVRVGNKGIAELLDMPIGKTYEWFAAEDNFSNFDEQSEQIAAPILNEIRERLYFLYDVGLSYITLGRDARTISGGEAQRIRIASQIGSGLTGVMYVLDEPSIGLHERDTLKLIRTLRNLQEKGNSVIVVEHDKETIENADFIVDIGSGAGKFGGEVVFSGTLDKLKKAKTLTADYLYGRKKIEYFYRRKQDKFIEIKNVTLNNINNLSAKIPLNNFVCITGVSGSGKSSLMLQTLLPTARELLNHARKVNKVAGVEITGLEHVDKVIYLDQSPIGRTPRSNPATYTGVMDEIRNLFSQTKESQIRGYTASRFSFNVKGGRCEKCQGEGQNKIEMHFLPDIMVKCDSCSGTRYNPQTLEVFYKGKTISDVLNMSVDEAFEFFAPIPKINLKMKTLVDVGLGYITLGQNAVTLSGGEAQRIKLSKELSRKDTGQTLYILDEPTTGLHFADVDRLTGVLHKFVELGNSMLIIEHNLDMIKNADYILDMGPEGGSGGGLIIAEGTPEELASTYETTGSFTGEYLKKELALHKK; encoded by the coding sequence ATGAAGAAAAAAGATGAAATTGTAATTACTGGTGCTAGAGAAAACAATTTAAAAAATATCAACTTAACCATTCCTAAAAATGAACTAATAGTTATGACAGGTCTAAGTGGAAGTGGAAAATCTACACTCGCGTTCGATACTCTCTATGCAGAAGGACAACGCCGATACATGGAGTCACTCTCCTCTTATGCAAGACAGTTTCTTGATAGGGTTGGAAAACCAGACGTTGATAAGATTGAAGGTCTTACTCCAGCCATAGCTATCGATCAAAAAACTACTTCAAAAAATCCACGTTCGACTGTTGGAACAATTACGGAAATATATGATTACTTTAGACTCTTGTATGCTCGAGTTGGCGTGCAGCACTGTCATAAGTGTCAAAAAGTTATCTCACAAATGTCAGCTTCGGACATAATTGGTGAGGTTGCAAAACTTCCTGAGGGCGCAAAACTTGTACTTTTGGCTCCACTTGTACGTGAAAAAAAAGGCGCATATGCCGACATGCTAGAATCCCTTGTGCATAAGGGTTATGTTCGTGCGATGATAGATGGAGTTATGGTGCGTTTAGATGAAGAGATAGAGCTCTCTAAAACTAAAAAACATACTATTAAAGTGGTTATTGATAGAGTTGTAGTAAAAGAAGAAAACAAAGAAAGAATAGCTGCTGATGTTGAAAAAGCACTTAAAGAGAGTTATGGCGAACTTGAAATAGACATACTTAACCATGATGAGTTAGGTATAAAAGAGTCAAGCATTCACTATTCTGAACATAATGCTTGTTTTGACTGTAAAATAAGTTTTGACCCATTAGAACCTCTCTCATTTTCATTTAATTCTCCTAAGGGTGCTTGTAGTGAGTGTGATGGTCTAGGTTTGCGTTATGCTCTTGATCAAGAGAAAATTATAGATAGAGACTTAAGTATAGAAAAGGGCGCCGTTAAAATTGTTTATGGTTTTAACAAGGGCTACTACTTTACATTTTTAAAAGGCTTTTGTGCCCATAATAATATTGATATAACGGTTCCATATTCGGAACTAGAAGAGCATCAGAAAAAAGCAATTCTACATGGAAATATAGAAGAGGTAAGTTTTTTATGGAAAAACCATGAAGTCAAACGACTTTTCCCTGGAATTATTCGCATAGCGTATGACATGTTTAAGGATGAAAAAGAGCTAGGTGATTATATGAGTGAGAAGATATGTAATATATGTGATTCTCATAGACTTAAACGCGAGTCTCTTGCTGTTAGAGTTGGAAACAAAGGTATAGCGGAACTTCTTGATATGCCAATTGGAAAAACTTACGAGTGGTTTGCGGCAGAGGATAATTTCTCCAATTTTGATGAGCAGTCTGAGCAGATAGCAGCACCAATTCTAAATGAGATACGAGAGCGTTTATACTTCCTATATGATGTTGGCCTAAGTTATATTACTTTAGGGCGTGACGCTAGAACTATTAGTGGTGGAGAGGCTCAGAGAATTCGTATAGCCTCACAAATTGGTTCTGGCTTAACTGGCGTAATGTATGTACTTGATGAGCCAAGCATAGGTCTTCATGAACGAGATACTCTCAAGCTTATAAGAACGCTTCGAAACCTTCAAGAAAAAGGTAATAGCGTTATAGTTGTTGAACATGATAAAGAGACTATTGAAAATGCAGATTTTATTGTTGACATAGGAAGTGGAGCAGGGAAGTTTGGTGGTGAAGTTGTTTTTAGTGGCACTCTAGACAAGCTTAAAAAAGCAAAAACATTAACTGCTGACTACCTTTATGGAAGAAAAAAAATAGAGTACTTTTATAGACGCAAGCAAGATAAGTTTATAGAGATTAAAAATGTAACTCTTAACAATATAAATAACTTATCGGCAAAAATCCCTTTAAATAACTTTGTTTGTATTACGGGTGTAAGTGGAAGTGGTAAGAGTTCACTTATGTTACAAACTCTTCTTCCAACGGCGCGTGAACTTTTAAACCATGCTAGAAAAGTAAATAAAGTAGCCGGCGTTGAAATAACTGGTCTTGAACATGTCGATAAGGTAATTTACCTTGATCAAAGCCCAATAGGTAGAACGCCTCGCTCAAATCCTGCAACCTATACTGGCGTTATGGATGAGATAAGAAATCTTTTTTCTCAAACTAAAGAGTCACAAATTAGAGGATATACAGCTTCGCGTTTTAGTTTTAACGTAAAAGGTGGAAGATGTGAGAAGTGTCAGGGTGAAGGGCAAAATAAAATAGAGATGCATTTCTTACCAGATATCATGGTTAAATGTGACTCTTGTAGTGGAACAAGATACAATCCGCAAACTTTGGAAGTATTTTACAAGGGCAAGACTATTTCTGATGTCTTAAATATGAGTGTTGATGAAGCTTTTGAGTTTTTTGCTCCCATTCCAAAAATAAACTTGAAGATGAAAACCCTTGTAGACGTTGGTCTTGGATATATAACGCTAGGACAAAATGCCGTTACACTCTCTGGTGGTGAAGCACAACGTATAAAGCTCTCTAAAGAGTTAAGTCGTAAAGATACGGGTCAGACTCTCTATATACTAGATGAGCCAACTACAGGTCTTCACTTTGCAGATGTAGATAGACTTACTGGCGTTCTTCATAAGTTTGTTGAACTTGGAAACTCTATGCTAATTATAGAACATAACTTAGATATGATTAAAAATGCTGATTATATTTTAGATATGGGGCCAGAAGGTGGCTCCGGTGGTGGACTTATCATTGCAGAAGGAACACCGGAAGAGCTGGCTAGTACATACGAAACAACTGGCTCATTTACAGGTGAGTATCTTAAAAAAGAGTTGGCGCTACATAAGAAGTAA